The following proteins come from a genomic window of Pseudomonas sp. WJP1:
- a CDS encoding sigma-54-dependent transcriptional regulator produces MAIKVLLVEDDRALREALADTLLLAGHDYKAVASAQEALEAAADEAFNLVVSDVNMPGMDGHQLLALLRARQPQLPVLLMTAHGAVERAVDAMRQGAADYLVKPFEPKALLDLVARHALGRVGITDHEGPVAFEPASAQLLELAARVARSDSTVLISGESGTGKEVLARYIHQHSHRASQPFIAINCAAIPDNMLEATLFGHEKGSFTGAIAAQAGKFEQADGGTILLDEISEMPLGLQAKLLRVLQEREVERVGARKPIALDIRVVATTNRDLAGEVAAGRFREDLYYRLSVFPLAWRPLRERTADILPLAERLLARHVNKMKHAAARLSPAAQACLIAYPWPGNVRELDNALQRALILHQGGTIEPQDFCLSGPIACAPLPPVATPVVVEAESGGALGDDLRRREFQMIIDTLRTERGRRKEAAERLGISPRTLRYKLAQMRDAGMDVEAYLFAT; encoded by the coding sequence ATGGCTATCAAAGTTTTACTGGTCGAGGATGACCGCGCGTTGCGCGAGGCGCTGGCAGACACGCTGTTGCTCGCCGGCCACGATTACAAGGCCGTGGCGTCGGCGCAGGAAGCCCTGGAAGCTGCGGCGGACGAAGCGTTCAATCTGGTGGTCAGCGACGTCAACATGCCAGGCATGGATGGTCATCAATTGCTCGCGTTGCTGCGGGCGCGACAGCCGCAACTGCCGGTGTTGCTGATGACGGCGCACGGTGCCGTCGAGCGTGCGGTGGATGCGATGCGTCAGGGCGCTGCGGATTACCTGGTCAAGCCGTTCGAGCCCAAGGCGTTGCTCGATCTGGTCGCACGGCATGCGCTGGGCCGTGTCGGCATCACTGATCATGAAGGGCCTGTAGCGTTCGAGCCGGCCAGTGCGCAGTTGCTGGAATTGGCCGCGCGGGTGGCGCGCAGTGATTCCACGGTGCTGATTTCCGGAGAATCCGGCACCGGCAAGGAAGTGCTGGCGCGTTACATTCACCAGCACTCTCATCGGGCCAGTCAGCCGTTCATTGCGATCAACTGCGCGGCGATTCCGGACAACATGCTGGAGGCCACGCTCTTCGGTCACGAAAAGGGCTCGTTCACCGGCGCTATCGCGGCGCAGGCCGGCAAGTTCGAACAGGCCGATGGCGGGACGATCCTGCTCGATGAAATCTCCGAAATGCCCCTGGGCCTGCAGGCCAAATTGCTGCGGGTGCTGCAAGAGCGCGAGGTTGAGCGAGTCGGTGCGCGCAAGCCGATAGCCCTGGATATCCGCGTGGTCGCGACCACCAACCGGGACTTGGCGGGGGAGGTGGCGGCGGGGCGTTTCCGTGAAGACCTGTACTATCGCCTGTCGGTATTCCCCCTGGCCTGGCGACCCTTGCGCGAGCGTACCGCCGATATCCTGCCGTTGGCCGAGCGACTGTTGGCCAGGCACGTCAATAAAATGAAGCATGCCGCGGCGAGACTGTCGCCCGCGGCCCAGGCGTGCCTGATCGCCTATCCGTGGCCGGGCAATGTGCGTGAGCTGGACAACGCACTGCAGCGCGCGCTGATCCTGCATCAGGGCGGCACCATCGAGCCGCAGGACTTCTGCCTGAGCGGGCCGATCGCCTGCGCGCCGTTGCCGCCGGTAGCGACACCAGTGGTGGTCGAGGCTGAGTCTGGCGGAGCGCTGGGCGACGATCTGCGGCGCCGCGAGTTCCAGATGATCATCGACACCTTGCGCACCGAGCGCGGTCGCCGCAAAGAGGCCGCCGAGCGCCTGGGCATCAGCCCACGCACCTTGCGCTACAAGCTGGCGCAGATGCGCGATGCCGGGATGGATGTGGAAGCGTATTTGTTTGCCACCTGA
- the fliI gene encoding flagellar protein export ATPase FliI: MRLERTSFAKRLGSYAEATQLAGAPILEGRLLRMVGLTLEAEGLRAAMGSRCMVINDDSYHPVQVEAEVMGFSGSKVFLMPVGSVAGIAPGARVVPLSDSGRLPMGMSMLGRVLDGAGRALDGKGGMKAEDWVPMDGPTINPLKREPISEPLDVGIRCINGMLTVGRGQRLGLFAGTGVGKSVLLGMMTRFTEADIIVVGLIGERGREVKEFIEHILGEEGLKRSVVVASPADDAPLMRLRAAMYCTRIAEYFRDKGKNVLLLMDSLTRFAQAQREIALAIGEPPATKGYPPSVFAKLPKLVERAGNAEKGGGSITAFYTVLSEGDDLQDPIADSARGVLDGHIVLSRRLAEEGHYPAIDIEASISRVMPAVVSPEHMTRAQYFKQLWSRYQQSRDLISVGAYVAGGDRETDLAISLQPQLVKYLRQGLNDSISLGESEAYLASIFAPAAGG, translated from the coding sequence ATGCGCCTTGAACGCACCAGTTTCGCCAAGCGCCTGGGCAGTTACGCCGAGGCCACGCAATTAGCGGGTGCACCGATCCTCGAAGGCCGCCTGTTGCGCATGGTCGGCCTGACCCTCGAAGCCGAGGGATTGCGCGCGGCCATGGGCAGCCGCTGCATGGTTATCAACGATGACAGCTACCACCCGGTGCAGGTCGAAGCCGAAGTCATGGGCTTTTCCGGCAGCAAGGTGTTCCTGATGCCGGTTGGCAGCGTGGCCGGCATCGCCCCCGGTGCCCGGGTGGTTCCCCTGTCTGACAGCGGTCGCTTGCCGATGGGCATGAGCATGCTCGGGCGCGTACTCGACGGTGCCGGCCGCGCCCTGGACGGCAAGGGCGGGATGAAGGCCGAAGACTGGGTGCCCATGGACGGCCCGACCATCAACCCGCTCAAGCGCGAGCCGATCAGCGAGCCGCTGGATGTGGGCATTCGTTGCATCAACGGTATGTTGACGGTCGGGCGCGGTCAGCGGCTCGGGTTGTTCGCCGGTACCGGCGTCGGTAAATCCGTACTCCTGGGCATGATGACGCGCTTCACCGAGGCAGACATCATCGTCGTCGGCCTGATCGGCGAGCGGGGTCGTGAGGTCAAGGAGTTCATCGAGCACATCCTCGGTGAAGAAGGGCTCAAGCGCTCGGTGGTGGTGGCATCGCCCGCCGACGATGCGCCGCTGATGCGCCTGCGCGCCGCCATGTACTGCACGCGCATCGCCGAGTATTTCCGCGACAAGGGCAAGAACGTGCTGTTGTTGATGGATTCGCTCACGCGTTTCGCCCAGGCCCAGCGGGAAATTGCCCTGGCCATCGGCGAGCCACCGGCGACCAAGGGTTATCCGCCCTCGGTGTTCGCCAAGTTGCCGAAACTGGTGGAGCGCGCGGGCAATGCCGAGAAGGGCGGTGGTTCGATCACCGCGTTCTATACCGTGCTGTCCGAAGGCGACGACCTGCAGGACCCGATCGCCGACTCGGCGCGGGGCGTGCTCGACGGGCACATCGTGTTGTCGCGGCGCCTGGCCGAGGAAGGCCATTACCCGGCCATCGATATCGAGGCTTCCATCAGCCGGGTCATGCCGGCGGTGGTGTCGCCGGAACACATGACCCGGGCGCAGTACTTCAAGCAGTTGTGGTCGCGCTATCAGCAAAGTCGCGACTTGATCAGCGTCGGCGCCTACGTCGCCGGCGGTGACCGCGAGACCGACCTGGCAATTTCCCTGCAGCCGCAACTGGTCAAATACCTGCGCCAGGGCCTCAACGACAGTATTAGCCTGGGCGAAAGCGAAGCGTATCTCGCCTCGATCTTCGCGCCCGCGGCGGGCGGTTAA
- a CDS encoding Hpt domain-containing protein, which produces MTDKHLDLDALSALRDVMEDAYPQLLDTFLADSEERLQSLRKAVQVAQLVDVAHSFKGSSSNMGAVKLVALCGELEKNAEKLSSSQIQELIAAIDLEFAIVRPLYEAERQRSLAES; this is translated from the coding sequence GTGACTGACAAACATCTGGACCTGGACGCGCTGAGCGCGTTGCGCGACGTCATGGAGGACGCGTATCCGCAGTTGCTGGATACCTTTCTCGCCGATTCCGAAGAGCGCCTGCAGTCGCTGCGCAAGGCAGTGCAGGTTGCGCAACTGGTAGACGTGGCGCACAGCTTCAAGGGCAGCAGCAGCAATATGGGGGCCGTCAAGCTTGTCGCGCTATGTGGTGAGCTCGAGAAGAACGCTGAAAAGCTTTCGTCCTCCCAAATCCAGGAGCTGATTGCTGCAATCGACCTCGAGTTCGCGATCGTTCGTCCTCTTTACGAAGCTGAGCGGCAGCGGTCCCTGGCAGAAAGTTGA
- the fliH gene encoding flagellar assembly protein FliH yields the protein MAKNDELPSDLIRARDVAGFDTWALPSFDPPAPEPEPEPEPEPPEMEEVPLEEVQPLTLEELESIRQEAYNEGFAVGEKEGFHSTTLRVRQEAEVALAAKIAALEQLMAQLFEPIAEQDTQIEKALVELVRHMTKQVIQRELAMDSTQIEHVMREALKLLPLGVDNVRLYINPQDFVQVKALRERHEETWRIVEDEALLPGGCRVETEHSRIDATVETRVAQVMDKLFDQLHEQALHPAAPDLSLELPVVSKPVAAPDAP from the coding sequence ATGGCCAAGAACGATGAGCTGCCCTCTGACCTGATCCGGGCCAGGGATGTCGCTGGTTTCGATACCTGGGCGCTGCCCAGTTTCGATCCGCCGGCCCCCGAGCCTGAGCCCGAGCCCGAACCCGAGCCGCCGGAAATGGAGGAAGTGCCGCTGGAGGAAGTCCAGCCACTGACCCTCGAAGAACTCGAGAGCATTCGCCAGGAAGCCTACAACGAAGGTTTCGCGGTGGGCGAGAAGGAAGGGTTCCATAGCACCACGCTCAGGGTTCGTCAGGAGGCCGAGGTGGCGTTGGCGGCCAAGATCGCCGCTCTTGAACAGTTGATGGCGCAACTGTTCGAGCCCATCGCCGAACAAGATACCCAGATTGAAAAGGCTCTGGTCGAACTCGTGCGGCATATGACCAAACAGGTGATTCAGCGCGAACTGGCCATGGACTCGACGCAGATCGAACACGTCATGCGCGAAGCCCTCAAGCTGTTGCCGTTGGGCGTCGACAACGTGCGGCTATACATCAATCCGCAGGATTTCGTCCAGGTCAAAGCCCTGCGCGAGCGGCATGAGGAAACCTGGCGCATCGTCGAGGACGAGGCGCTGTTGCCCGGTGGTTGCCGGGTCGAAACCGAGCACAGCCGCATCGATGCCACGGTCGAAACCCGTGTCGCGCAGGTGATGGACAAGCTGTTCGACCAGCTTCACGAGCAGGCCTTGCACCCGGCCGCACCGGACCTGAGCCTTGAGTTGCCCGTCGTGAGCAAACCTGTGGCGGCGCCCGATGCGCCTTGA
- the fliG gene encoding flagellar motor switch protein FliG, with protein sequence MSDNRAVAAKLSKVDKAAILLLSLGSTDAAQVLRHMGPKEVQRVGVAMAQMGNVHREQVEQVMSEFVDIVGDQTSLGVGSDDYVRKMLTQALGEDKANGLIDRILLGGNTSGLDSLKWMEPRAVADVIRYEHPQIQAIVVAYLDPDQAGEVLGNFDHKVRLDIILRVSSLNTVQPAALKELNQILEKQFSGNSNASRTNLGGIKRAADIMNFLDSSIEGQLMDSIREVDEDLSGQIEDLMFVFNNLADVDDRGIQALLREVSSDVLVLALKGSDENVKEKIFKNMSKRAAELLRDDLEAKGPVRVSDVETAQKEILTIARRMAEAGEIVLGGKGGEEMI encoded by the coding sequence ATGAGTGATAACCGAGCCGTTGCCGCCAAACTGAGCAAGGTCGACAAAGCCGCGATCCTGCTGCTGTCGCTGGGCTCAACCGATGCTGCCCAGGTGTTGCGCCACATGGGGCCCAAAGAGGTCCAGCGTGTCGGCGTAGCCATGGCGCAGATGGGTAACGTGCACCGCGAGCAGGTCGAGCAGGTGATGAGCGAGTTCGTCGACATCGTCGGCGACCAGACCAGCCTGGGCGTCGGTTCCGATGACTACGTGCGCAAGATGCTCACCCAGGCCCTGGGCGAAGACAAGGCCAACGGCCTGATCGACCGCATCCTGCTGGGCGGCAATACCAGCGGCCTGGACAGCCTGAAGTGGATGGAGCCGCGCGCGGTCGCCGACGTGATTCGCTACGAGCACCCGCAGATCCAGGCGATCGTGGTGGCCTACCTCGATCCGGATCAGGCCGGTGAAGTGCTGGGCAACTTCGACCACAAGGTGCGCCTGGACATCATCCTGCGCGTCTCCTCGCTCAACACCGTGCAGCCGGCGGCCCTAAAGGAACTCAACCAGATTCTCGAGAAGCAGTTCTCCGGCAACTCCAATGCGTCGCGCACCAACCTGGGCGGCATCAAGCGCGCGGCAGACATCATGAACTTCCTCGACAGCTCGATCGAAGGCCAGCTCATGGATTCGATCCGCGAAGTCGACGAAGACCTGTCCGGTCAGATCGAAGACCTCATGTTCGTCTTCAACAACCTGGCCGATGTCGACGATCGCGGTATCCAGGCGTTGCTGCGTGAAGTGTCTTCCGACGTGCTGGTGCTGGCCCTCAAGGGCTCGGACGAAAACGTCAAGGAGAAGATCTTCAAGAACATGTCCAAGCGTGCGGCCGAGCTGTTGCGCGACGATCTCGAAGCCAAGGGCCCGGTGCGCGTCAGCGATGTGGAAACCGCGCAGAAAGAAATCCTCACCATTGCTCGTCGCATGGCCGAAGCGGGCGAAATCGTGCTCGGCGGCAAGGGCGGCGAGGAAATGATCTGA
- the fliF gene encoding flagellar basal-body MS-ring/collar protein FliF, with protein MADAIADNVPAKANSVDGKPPLFGLSFLENLSEMTMLRQVGLLVGLAASVAIGFAVVLWSQQPDYRPLYGSLAGMDAKQVMDTLAAADIAYSVEPNSGALLVKAEDLSRARLKLAGAGVTPSDGNIGFEILDKEQGLGTSQFMEATRYRRGLEGELARTISSLNNVKGARVHLAIPKSSVFVRDERKPSASVLVELYSGRSLEPGQVVAIVNLVATSVPELSKSQITVVDQKGNLLSDQAENSELTMAGKQFDYSRRMESMLTQRVHNILQPVLGNDRYKAEVSADVDFSAVESTSEQFNPDQPALRSEQSVNEQRTASNGPQGVPGALSNQPPSPASAPQTTGGATASAGMVQPGQPLLDANGQQVMDPATGQPMLAPYPADKRQQSTKNFELDRSISHTKQQQGRLNRLSVSVVVDDQVKINPANGETTRAPWTADELARFTRLVQDAVGFDASRGDSVSVINMPFSAERGEVIADIPFYSQPWFWDIVKQVLGILFILVLVFGVLRPVLNNITGGGKGKQLAGIGSDVELGGMGGLDGELANDRISLGGPTSILLPSPSEGYDAQLNAIKSLVAEDPGRVAQVVKEWINADE; from the coding sequence ATGGCAGATGCAATCGCTGACAATGTTCCGGCCAAGGCCAACTCCGTAGACGGTAAGCCGCCGCTGTTCGGGTTGTCCTTCCTGGAAAACCTCTCCGAGATGACCATGCTTCGCCAGGTGGGCCTGCTGGTCGGCTTGGCCGCGAGCGTGGCGATTGGCTTTGCCGTGGTGTTGTGGTCCCAGCAACCGGACTACCGTCCGTTGTACGGCAGCCTTGCCGGCATGGACGCCAAGCAGGTGATGGATACCCTGGCGGCCGCCGATATCGCCTATAGCGTCGAACCCAATTCCGGCGCCTTGCTGGTCAAGGCCGAAGACCTGTCCCGTGCGCGCCTCAAGCTCGCGGGCGCTGGTGTCACTCCCAGCGATGGCAACATCGGTTTTGAGATCCTCGACAAGGAACAGGGCCTGGGTACCAGTCAGTTCATGGAAGCGACCCGTTATCGTCGCGGCCTTGAAGGCGAGCTGGCGCGCACCATTTCCAGCCTGAACAATGTCAAGGGTGCCCGTGTGCACCTGGCGATCCCGAAAAGTTCGGTGTTCGTGCGTGATGAGCGCAAGCCGAGTGCCTCGGTGTTGGTCGAACTGTATTCCGGGCGTTCGCTGGAGCCGGGCCAGGTCGTGGCCATCGTCAATCTGGTGGCGACCAGTGTTCCAGAACTGAGCAAATCGCAGATCACCGTCGTCGACCAGAAAGGCAACCTGCTGTCCGATCAGGCGGAAAACTCCGAACTGACCATGGCCGGCAAGCAGTTCGATTACAGCCGCCGCATGGAGAGCATGCTCACCCAGCGCGTGCACAACATTCTGCAACCGGTGCTGGGCAACGACCGCTACAAGGCCGAAGTCTCGGCCGACGTCGACTTCAGCGCCGTCGAGTCCACCTCCGAGCAATTCAACCCGGACCAGCCGGCGTTGCGTAGCGAGCAGTCGGTCAACGAACAACGTACCGCCAGCAACGGCCCCCAGGGTGTGCCAGGTGCCCTGAGCAACCAGCCACCGTCGCCAGCCTCGGCGCCGCAAACCACCGGTGGCGCCACGGCGTCGGCCGGCATGGTGCAGCCCGGCCAGCCATTGCTCGATGCCAACGGCCAGCAAGTCATGGACCCGGCCACCGGCCAGCCAATGCTCGCACCGTACCCGGCGGACAAACGCCAGCAATCGACCAAGAACTTCGAGCTCGACCGCTCCATCAGCCACACCAAGCAACAGCAGGGCCGATTGAATCGCCTGTCGGTATCGGTAGTGGTCGATGACCAGGTCAAGATCAACCCGGCCAACGGTGAAACCACCCGTGCGCCGTGGACTGCCGATGAATTGGCGCGCTTCACCCGCCTGGTCCAGGATGCGGTCGGCTTCGACGCCAGCCGTGGCGACAGCGTCAGCGTGATCAACATGCCGTTCTCCGCCGAGCGCGGTGAAGTGATTGCCGATATTCCGTTCTACTCCCAGCCGTGGTTCTGGGACATCGTCAAGCAGGTGCTGGGCATCCTGTTCATTCTGGTGCTGGTGTTCGGGGTGTTGCGCCCCGTGCTCAACAACATCACCGGTGGCGGCAAAGGCAAGCAACTGGCGGGCATCGGCAGCGACGTCGAACTCGGTGGCATGGGTGGCCTGGACGGCGAGCTGGCCAACGACCGTATCAGCCTCGGTGGCCCAACCAGCATCCTGCTGCCGAGCCCGAGCGAAGGCTATGACGCACAGTTGAACGCAATCAAGAGTCTGGTGGCAGAAGACCCGGGTCGTGTCGCCCAGGTCGTGAAAGAGTGGATTAACGCAGATGAGTGA
- a CDS encoding STAS domain-containing protein codes for MSVVTEVSPDGQKLTISVKGRFDFAKHQEFRQSYEDKALAEVVVDLKEATYLDSSALGMLLLLRDHAGGDDSDIRVVNSSCDVRKILAISNFDKLFDIS; via the coding sequence ATGTCAGTCGTTACGGAAGTCTCCCCGGATGGGCAAAAGCTGACTATATCGGTCAAGGGACGATTCGATTTCGCCAAGCATCAGGAATTTCGTCAATCCTACGAAGACAAGGCGCTCGCCGAAGTCGTCGTCGACCTGAAAGAGGCCACCTACCTCGACAGCTCCGCCCTGGGCATGCTGCTGCTGTTGCGTGATCACGCCGGTGGTGACGATTCCGATATCCGCGTGGTCAACAGCAGTTGCGACGTGAGGAAAATCCTCGCCATTTCCAACTTCGACAAGCTGTTCGACATCAGTTGA
- the fliJ gene encoding flagellar export protein FliJ: protein MAQTRAGRLAPVVEMAEKAEKTAAQRLGHFQGQVRLAESKLADLEAFRLDYQEQWIVRGSSGVSGQWLLGYQGFLAQLGTAIDQQRQSLAWHQNNLNKARDTWQQAFARVEGLRKLVQRYQDEARALEDKREQKLLDELSQRLPRHDAY, encoded by the coding sequence ATGGCCCAGACTCGGGCAGGGCGCCTGGCCCCCGTGGTGGAAATGGCCGAGAAGGCCGAGAAAACCGCTGCCCAGCGCTTGGGGCACTTCCAGGGGCAGGTGCGTCTGGCCGAAAGCAAACTGGCCGACCTCGAAGCCTTTCGGCTCGACTATCAGGAGCAGTGGATCGTACGCGGCAGCAGCGGCGTGTCCGGTCAATGGCTGCTGGGTTACCAGGGCTTTCTCGCGCAGTTGGGCACGGCCATCGATCAGCAGCGGCAAAGCCTGGCCTGGCACCAGAACAACCTGAACAAGGCGCGGGACACCTGGCAACAGGCGTTCGCCCGGGTCGAAGGCTTGCGTAAGCTGGTGCAACGCTACCAGGACGAAGCACGGGCGCTGGAGGACAAGCGCGAGCAAAAGCTGCTGGATGAATTGTCCCAGCGGTTGCCGCGCCATGATGCGTATTGA
- the fliE gene encoding flagellar hook-basal body complex protein FliE, with protein sequence MSQGIEFNRLMLDMRAMQMDAMSAPKSTAAAPEVNGSSFADMLGQAVNKVNDTQQASSALANAFEIGKSGVDLTDVMISSQKASVSFQALTQVRNKLVQAYQDIMQMPV encoded by the coding sequence ATGAGCCAAGGTATTGAATTCAATCGATTGATGCTGGATATGCGCGCCATGCAAATGGACGCCATGTCTGCGCCGAAATCGACTGCCGCCGCCCCGGAAGTGAATGGCAGCAGCTTTGCCGACATGCTCGGTCAGGCCGTCAACAAGGTCAACGACACCCAGCAGGCTTCATCGGCGTTGGCCAATGCCTTCGAGATCGGCAAGAGCGGTGTCGACCTCACCGATGTGATGATTTCCTCGCAGAAGGCCAGCGTGTCTTTCCAGGCATTGACCCAGGTGCGCAACAAGCTGGTTCAGGCGTACCAGGACATCATGCAGATGCCGGTTTAA
- a CDS encoding ATP-binding SpoIIE family protein phosphatase, whose protein sequence is MQTALESLTILIAEDSAADRMLLSSIVRRQGHQVLTAANGAEAVEMFRQQRPQLVLMDAMMPVMDGFEAAAQIKELAGETLVPIIFLTSLSESQALARCLEVGGDDFLAKPYNQVILAAKIKAMDRLRRLQATVLQQRDQIARHHEYLLNEQRVAKAVFDKVAHSGCLNAPNIRYLQSPYALFNGDLLLAAFTPAGDMHVLLGDFTGHGLPAAVGAMPLAEVFYGMTAKGYGLAETLREMNAKLKRILPVDMFCCATMLCLSFQGRSVEVWNGGMPDGYLHSVASGTRTPLTARHLPLGVLSPQTFDDRTEVFPMAVGDRVFLLSDGVIDTCDADEQLFGVQRLQQVFAANRQPDTLFEDIEQALRDFRGEARDDVSMVEVSLPVPAQASAPVPVYSDSGQSCPLDWSASFEFRAATLKRFNPLPYLLQLLQEVHGLRAQSGALYSVLAELYSNALEHGVLGLDSSLKRDVSGFTRYYQQRNARLDELQDGYVRVHLQVTPQGEGGCLAIRVEDSGKGFDVGRVLERPVDPVRLSGRGVSLIRQLGHNASWSDDGRSARVEFLWKALA, encoded by the coding sequence GTGCAAACGGCACTCGAATCGCTGACGATCCTGATCGCCGAAGACAGCGCGGCCGACCGCATGCTGCTGTCGAGCATCGTCCGCCGCCAGGGGCATCAAGTGCTGACGGCCGCCAATGGCGCCGAAGCGGTCGAAATGTTTCGCCAGCAACGCCCGCAACTGGTGCTGATGGACGCGATGATGCCGGTGATGGACGGCTTCGAGGCGGCCGCTCAGATAAAGGAATTGGCCGGGGAAACGCTGGTGCCGATCATCTTTCTGACCTCGCTGTCGGAAAGCCAGGCGCTGGCCCGCTGCCTGGAGGTCGGGGGTGACGACTTTCTGGCAAAACCCTACAACCAGGTGATCCTCGCCGCCAAAATCAAGGCGATGGACCGCTTGCGGCGCTTGCAGGCCACGGTGTTGCAGCAGCGCGACCAGATCGCCAGGCACCACGAATATTTGCTCAACGAGCAGCGGGTGGCCAAGGCGGTGTTCGACAAGGTGGCCCATTCCGGTTGCCTGAATGCGCCCAACATCCGCTACCTGCAATCGCCCTATGCATTGTTCAACGGCGACTTGCTGTTGGCCGCGTTCACCCCGGCGGGGGACATGCATGTACTGCTCGGCGATTTCACCGGCCATGGCCTGCCCGCCGCCGTTGGCGCCATGCCCCTGGCCGAAGTCTTCTACGGCATGACTGCCAAGGGTTACGGCCTGGCCGAAACCCTGCGCGAGATGAATGCCAAGCTCAAGCGCATCTTGCCGGTGGACATGTTCTGCTGCGCCACGATGCTGTGCCTGAGTTTCCAGGGCCGCTCGGTGGAGGTCTGGAACGGCGGCATGCCGGATGGCTACCTGCACAGCGTCGCCAGCGGGACGCGAACGCCACTGACAGCGCGGCATTTGCCGCTGGGTGTGCTGAGCCCGCAAACCTTCGATGATCGCACCGAAGTGTTTCCGATGGCCGTGGGTGATCGGGTGTTCCTGTTGTCCGACGGGGTGATCGATACCTGCGATGCCGATGAACAGCTGTTTGGCGTGCAGCGGTTGCAGCAGGTATTTGCCGCCAATCGTCAGCCCGACACCTTGTTCGAGGACATTGAGCAGGCGCTGCGAGACTTTCGCGGTGAGGCGCGCGACGACGTCAGCATGGTCGAAGTCAGCCTGCCTGTGCCCGCGCAGGCGAGTGCGCCGGTGCCGGTCTATTCCGACAGTGGCCAGTCCTGCCCCCTGGACTGGTCCGCCAGTTTCGAATTTCGCGCCGCAACGCTCAAACGTTTCAATCCGTTGCCCTACCTCTTGCAGTTGCTGCAGGAAGTGCACGGTTTGCGGGCTCAAAGCGGGGCGCTCTACAGTGTTCTGGCGGAGCTGTACTCCAACGCCCTGGAACACGGGGTGCTGGGCCTGGACTCCAGTCTCAAGCGCGATGTGTCAGGGTTTACTCGCTATTATCAACAACGCAATGCACGCCTGGATGAGCTGCAGGACGGTTATGTCCGTGTGCATTTGCAGGTCACGCCGCAGGGCGAGGGCGGTTGCCTGGCGATTCGCGTCGAGGACAGCGGCAAGGGGTTCGATGTCGGGCGGGTACTGGAGCGCCCCGTCGATCCTGTCCGTCTGTCCGGACGTGGCGTCAGCCTGATCCGTCAGCTGGGTCATAATGCAAGCTGGTCCGACGATGGTCGAAGTGCCCGCGTGGAGTTTCTCTGGAAGGCTCTGGCATAA